A single region of the Pontibacter kalidii genome encodes:
- a CDS encoding ABC transporter ATP-binding protein, translating into MKPCIIETHGLSYSFGKRQVLQNLELRVPQGAIFGFLGPNGAGKSTTIRILLGLLPVPKGQVRVHGQDLNDHRIDILRRTGSLIEMPTLYRHLSGHDNLEMHRRMVQAPKSRIEEVLQIVGLTQDAHRKTKEYSLGMSQRLGIALALLSDPELLILDEPTNGLDPSGIREVRELIIRLNREFGKTIFLSSHLLSEIEKCATELAIIDKGATLYQGSLPQLYQGALQSSVLQLETSNNAIAHKLLTDHQYQLLPQDGDVLAVQVQGRQQAARLNRFLIVNGLEVYRLSTHTRNLEELFLNITKGEAEPAAIQKPILAGKV; encoded by the coding sequence ATGAAACCATGTATCATCGAAACCCATGGCCTGAGCTACAGCTTCGGGAAGCGGCAGGTGCTGCAAAACCTGGAGCTGCGCGTGCCACAGGGGGCCATCTTCGGATTTCTCGGGCCAAACGGCGCCGGTAAATCCACCACCATCCGTATTCTGCTGGGCCTGCTGCCCGTGCCCAAAGGGCAGGTGCGGGTGCACGGACAGGACCTGAACGATCACCGCATCGACATCCTGCGCCGCACCGGTTCACTCATCGAGATGCCCACGTTGTACCGCCACCTCTCGGGCCACGACAACCTGGAGATGCACCGTCGCATGGTGCAGGCACCCAAAAGCCGTATTGAAGAAGTACTGCAGATCGTGGGGCTTACGCAGGATGCACATCGCAAAACGAAGGAGTACTCGCTGGGCATGAGCCAGCGGCTCGGCATTGCGTTAGCCCTGCTCTCTGACCCTGAACTGTTGATTCTGGATGAGCCTACCAATGGCTTAGACCCCAGTGGGATAAGGGAGGTCCGGGAGCTGATCATCCGGCTGAACCGGGAGTTTGGAAAGACCATTTTCCTCTCCAGCCACCTGCTCTCCGAGATAGAGAAATGCGCTACCGAACTGGCCATTATTGACAAGGGAGCCACCCTCTACCAGGGCAGTTTGCCGCAACTCTACCAGGGCGCTCTCCAAAGCAGCGTGCTGCAGCTGGAGACGAGCAACAATGCCATTGCCCATAAGCTACTGACCGATCACCAGTACCAGTTGCTGCCGCAGGATGGCGACGTGCTGGCGGTGCAGGTGCAGGGCAGGCAGCAGGCAGCCCGGCTCAACCGCTTCCTGATCGTGAATGGCCTCGAAGTATACCGCCTCAGCACGCACACCCGGAACCTGGAGGAGCTTTTCCTGAACATCACCAAAGGGGAGGCCGAGCCCGCCGCCATACAAAAACCTATACTTGCCGGGAAAGTATGA
- a CDS encoding ABC transporter permease: protein MNAITYYRSSLSAETLKLKNTFALWLSVLAPCALLSMNVLAFWSKGQHFITEGVNPWHRFAMQNFSLYTILLMPIFIALLTSLTNGIEHKSNGWKHLYSLPLPKSTIYTAKATTVVGLVLLSNAVFVLGYLAGGLFLMLVRPDLGFESMVGLTVVLVAVVKLFLSTFVIIAVQFWLSIRWSSFALSMGVGIVAIITVMVAMRWEYIHLYPFAYPFMSIKSFPAEAEIYNLFSQEVLLSLGGGVLVFILGYIDISRKRIS, encoded by the coding sequence ATGAACGCCATTACCTACTACCGCAGCAGCCTTAGCGCCGAGACGCTGAAACTGAAGAATACCTTTGCGCTCTGGCTCTCCGTACTTGCGCCTTGCGCGCTCCTAAGTATGAACGTGCTTGCCTTCTGGTCGAAAGGGCAGCATTTTATAACAGAAGGGGTTAACCCCTGGCACAGGTTTGCGATGCAGAATTTTAGCCTGTATACCATTCTGCTCATGCCCATTTTTATTGCGCTGCTCACCAGCCTTACGAATGGCATTGAGCACAAGTCCAATGGCTGGAAGCACCTCTACAGCCTGCCGCTGCCCAAAAGTACGATCTACACGGCCAAGGCAACCACGGTGGTGGGCTTGGTGCTGCTGAGCAATGCGGTGTTTGTACTGGGGTACCTGGCGGGGGGACTGTTCCTGATGCTGGTGCGCCCTGATCTGGGCTTTGAAAGTATGGTTGGCCTGACAGTGGTATTAGTGGCTGTGGTAAAGCTATTCCTGTCTACTTTTGTGATCATTGCCGTGCAGTTCTGGCTGAGCATCAGGTGGAGCAGCTTTGCCTTAAGTATGGGCGTGGGCATTGTGGCTATCATCACCGTAATGGTAGCCATGCGCTGGGAGTACATTCACTTATATCCATTCGCTTACCCCTTCATGTCCATCAAAAGCTTTCCTGCAGAGGCGGAGATATATAACCTGTTTAGCCAGGAGGTGCTGTTAAGCCTTGGCGGAGGCGTGCTGGTGTTTATACTTGGCTACATCGATATTTCCCGGAAGCGGATTTCTTAA